The DNA window ACTCTTCGATGTTTTTCATGAACAACCGAATAAAAAGATGAAACTGAATAGCGGAGAAGCGTTCAGTACTGATGTAcctttgaaagaaaaatatattggagAAGATGAAGCAGTAGATGTATCCCAGAAGGTACAGCGgatcatgaaaaaaattggataCACGCCAGATAAAGGTCTAGGAAAGGATGACCAAGGTCATGCGGAACCAATAAAACCAGTTACACAACACGATCGAAGGGGATTTGGACATTGCGTGCCAGATCTCAAGGAAGCGAGTCTCAAGTGGAATCccgaagaagaaaagataaagGCTATAGAAGATATCGAATGGTTGCAAAACGTACGTTTCGATACGTTCCTAGCTGAAGAACTGTTGAAATGGATAAGTTGGGTCCGAAAAAGTCCAGTATAGACGACGAGACCATGTTTTGCAATCCAGAGATTCTAAAGCAGATCATTAATTCTAAAACCATATTTGACAAATTGGATAAGGTGGAGATGCGTAAAGCAAGAACTCGTTCAAATCCGTACGAAACGGTAGGTACTGTCAAGTTTTTGAATCGCGCGGCTGTCAAGATGGCGAACATAAGACGGAGCGTGCGACTTTATGTTCACGTGTCGAAAGAATTTACATCCCAACGAGTTGCTGTACTTCGCGGATGTGTGTGCTGGGCCGGGTGGCTTCAGCGAATACGTTCTGTCTAGGAAAAAGTGGCATGCCAAAGGATTTGGATTtactttgcaaaataaaaatgattttacatTGGACGAGTTCTTTGCTGATCCGTGCGAGACTTTCCATCCGTTTTATGGCTCCAAAGGCAACGGAGATGTATTTGACGCACAGAATCAAGAGGACTTTAGGAAGCTGGTGATGAAACATACCAATGGTAAAGGCGTACATTTTATGATGTCGGACGGAGGATTCTTGGTGGAAGGTCGAGAAAATATACAGAGATTCTATCGAAGCAATTATATCTATGTCAGTGTCTAGTGGCACTGATGATAGTGAGACCAGGAGGAGATTTCGTTACAAAGCTGTTTGATTTGTTTACACCTTTTAGCGTTGGGCTTGTCTATCTGATGTACAAGTCTTTCGAcagtattttcattttcaagcCCAATAGCTCCAGGCCAGCTAATTCGGAacgttatttaatatgtagAAAGAAAAGAGTTGATACACAAACGATAATGGATTATCTCTCTCACGTTAATCACTTGCTTTCAACTCAAGTATTGGAACTTGCCGAACAAAACCAGAGTAAGGCTCCCAGTATCAAAGCCGCAAGACAAGGTACAGGAGATATTGGGTGACTCCATAACGTTACTCAGTTGCGACGCAAAGAAATTGAAGAACGACAACGTACAAAGTACTCTATTAAGAACGGGCGAACCACATGATTGGTATTACATGCTGTGCGCTTCAGGCCCGAACatcgaagaaaataaattgccaACGTTTTATTTAGGTCTAGGAAGAAGAAGAGTGTACCGATATGTAAGAGGTAAATGGGAATCGGTAACAGACGTAAAGATCGAATTACCGTCCAACACACTTGTATATGCTGAACTGGTACACGAATTTAAGCTGATGGAAAATACACTCGCATTACACATTTTGGATGCTTATATGCTCGGTGGAGAAGACATAAGCAAGCTATCCTATACATATCTTATAGGTAAGTACATCTTTCTTTTGTTTCGTCAAATATagtatagaaaattataaaatgttagtaacgcgatttataataatgatattgcaatatattaacTATTGGTATATTCTTATGCATACATTActtagaaatattgaaattaattaaacacagatcaaattaaataagtaacaCGTAACATTTGGAGTTTCTCCAAAATTACCCGTATCAACGAATAATATTGCAAAGTCTGTATATTATAGTTTGTATAGTtcttatacattaaattatagcaaatgtaaatatctgttaaagatataaatataacataccGTCGAGCAGATtgatttaaacttaaatagatgaatataagtttaattactGTGAATAAACATGTACTATTTATAACTAATATTTTGATGtgtaatatttgatatttcagGTATGACCTCACGAAGAAATTTTGCGACGCGCTATGGAAGCCAGCTCCGAAcgattatatttgcatttgtGCTAAAAAAAAGTTCTTGCTAACACCAGATGTATGCAAGAGATGGCAAGTTTCACAGAAGCTGCCCGCTTCTGTACAGGAATTAGCAAAGAGTGTTAGAGCATGATGTGCCGATTCGAATGTTGCGCGGTGATTTACCGATCGTGAGCAACGCCACTAGCGAACCTAGGCGAGCGAGTACCAAGTAGAGAGTCCGAGCGCGCGGACCAGGTACACACCCCGCGAGAGAGGAACAGAACGTTCAAGAACATCGAGCGTAACGGTCAGAAAGCGACAATCGCGAACAGTTTTTGTACAAGTTATATCAATCAGTAAAGGCGAAGATCAAGCTAGCAAAGAGTTTTCTTTGCCCCTACGTAACTCCTCCATTCGAACGTGTCGGGTGGAACATTATGGTCCTTTGATTGAACTTCGAGACCTTCGAGGCCCACGCAAGTCGACATGCCTGAAGGTTTGGAGACGTTAAGGCGTCAGCGCGGAACGTGCAAGGCGCGTCTCACACATTTTGAAACGTTCATAACCGGGTTTAGCGAAAGTGGCGAACCGGTAGAAGCCTTAAAAGCGAAAATcgaatttgtacaaaattcaTGGTCTCAATTTGATAGAGTGCAATCGCAAATCGAAACGTTAGACGGGGATGATGCGGAGCGTCCGGTCATCGAGGATCGATACTGTCTCCTTCTTGGTCGTGCTCGTGCCCTCGTAAATACATTGACCCGCCCTGCAGGGGCAAATCGCGAACATGCAGATGTTGGTAACGCAAATAACGGTATTAAAGTCAAGCTGCCAGCGATGAACCTTCCGGTGTTCGACGGAAATCCGGAAAAATGGCTAGAGTTTCGAGACAGCTTCCAAGGGCTAATAGATGGTAATCGCGAGCTAACAAACTTTCAGCGTATGTATTATCTTAGATCATCTCTGAAAGATCGAGCCGCAGAAGTTATTCAGTCTTTAGAGTCCTCCGCGGAAAATTACCCGATCGCTTGGAATCTCTTGACGAAAAGATTTGAAGATAAACGCGCTATTGCCAGCAGGCATTTGCAATTATTGTTGGATGTTCCGGTCATGCAAAAGGAATCGGGAAACCAATTGAGACAAACTCTCGACGGTATTCTTCGTCATATTCGGGCATTAGAGTCGCTCCGAGCAAATACCTGggatacaattattaatcacTTAATAATCGCGAAGTTTGATTCCGCCACTCGCCGTGAGTGGAGATCCCACATAAAGGATAAGGAAGATATCACGGTTGCCAGCTTGACTGAATTTCTCGAGGAGAGATGCTCCATAATCGAGCCTGAAACAAGCAGATCAGTTTCGGGAAAGCCACAGGGAAACAAATCGATGTCGCAGCAAAGGAAAGTCGACGGTTCAACCGCATTCGCGAGCACGAGCAAGGAAAATCGATCAATGCGTAAATGTACATTTTGCGACGAGGAATCACACATGATGTACGCGTGCAATAAGTTCAAGGGCTTAACCGTTCCTCAGAGAATATCCGCGGTAAACGACCGAAAACTCTGCCGCAATTGTTTGCGTCCTAATCACTTCGCGCAAGATTGTCAATCGTCTGCGTGCAAGAATTGCAATGCTAAGCATAACACGTTATTACATCCGAGCGGCCATGCCGAAAAGGTGGCAAATTCAGAAATCGCGAATGCGAGTAGCGTTGGCGTTGGGAACGCAAAGCAACAAGATTCGAGCGTTAATTGTAATAGCGTCAGTTTCCCGGTGCAATCTAGAGTGCTGTTGTCTACGGCCCGCGTATGGATTCACGATGCTTCTGGTAACGCGCATGAATGTCGGGTATTGCTTGACTCGGCATCGCAATCCAACTTTTTGACGAAGGAATATTGTGATTTATTGCAACTTTCGACGCACCAGTATAATTGCTCAGTAGGAGGCCTGGCCTCATCAATTAATCTCACGGAATGCGCATCTACGGTAATTCAGTCTCGACATACCGCGTATCGAGCCAAGGTTCAATTCCTAAtagtaaaacaaataatagaaCGATTGCCGCTCTCAAAGATAGCTGTAGATCAGTTGCGAATTCCTCCGAATATCAAGCTTGCCGATGGGAGATTCTACATTCCCGATAGAGTCGATGCGATATTAGGCGCGAGCGTGTTTTGGGAGTTGTTATGCATCGGGCAAATCAAGCTTGGTAAATCCTTACCGATCTTACAGAAAACGCATCTGGGATGGGTCGTGTCGGGAGACGTTGCGTTAGGCGATCCACCGAGGTCTTATATTTGTTGCTTCTCATCGGAGGCTACGCTTCATAATCAAATCGAGAAATTTTGGAAGATCGAGGAGGTTGAGCATAAAGCCGTTATGTCGAGCGATGACGAGATTTGCGAGCGTCATTTCATGGAGACTCATTGGCAGGACGATACCGGACTTTTCACCGTGAGCCTTCCTTTCAAAGGCAATCCCAGCGAATTGGGATAATCCCGCAGCTATGCTTTGAAGTTGTTTCACAAGCTGGAACGAAGGTTAGAAAAGAACGCGAAGCTTCGAGAGGACTACGTGAAATTTATGAACGAATGCATCGAGCTCAATCACATGTCCGTCATCAATTCTGAGCAAGAGGAGCCTGTTGCGGTGTATTATATTCCGCATCATCCGGTCGTTACCCACGAAGGGGGTAAGCTACGCGTGGTGTTCAATGCTTCGGCGAAGACTTCCTCAGGGAAATCGTTGAACGACATACTTCGAGTGGGTCCTAACATCCAGCAAACTTTATTCGCAATCGTATTGCGTTTTCGACAGCATCTGTACGTCATAACGGCggatattgtaaaaatgtatcgcCAAGTAAACCTCCAGGAGGATCAAAGGCATCTTCAACGCATCCTATGGAGACCTAGCATCAACGGGCCCATTCTGGATCATCTACTTCTCACGATAATTTATGGCAACGCAGCGTCGGCGTTTCAGGCCATACGGTCGTTACATCAAGCCGCCCACAACGCACGCAAATCTTACCCGGCTGCGAGCCAAATCATCATTCGAGACTTCTACGTTGACGATCTGTTGACCGGTTGCAATGATCTCGATGAGCTGCGAGTGCTCAAGGATGAACTCATATTGGTATTGAGAGCAGCATGTTTCGAGTTATCCAAGTGGAAATCTAACGAGCCAACTTTAGTTGAGGAAGGCGCCGAAGATTTTACTATAATTGCAGAGGAAGGCCATCAGCCAAAACCCTTGGCCTTGGTTGGACACCAAGTAAAGACACGTTCCAATATCGTGTTACCGCACACAATACGAATTCTCGCGTGACGAAGCGCATAGTGCTGTCGACCGTATCTCAAATATTCGATCCCCTGGGACTTGTCGGTCCAGCTATCATCAAGGCTAAAATTCTACTACAAAAATTGTGGCAACTCAACCTGGAGTGGGATGAATCGATGCCAATCAACCTGCACACCGAATGGACCGCGTACGTCCAGGAGCCAAGCTCCATCAATGACATCTCCATACCTCGAGTGATCGTCTGCAAGGATCCGGTTCGCATAGAGCTCCACGGTTTCTCGGATGCTTCGGAAAGCGCGTATGGAGCGTGTATATATCTACGCTCAGTTGATGCCACGGGAAATGTTACTATTCGATTAGTGTGTGCAAAGTCCAAAGTCGCCCCACTAAAGACGCTATGTGTTGCGCGTCTCGAGTTATTAGCAGCACTCTTACTCTCGAAATTAGCGGATTCAACGACTCAAGCACTTACGATACCGCTTCCTGATCGATTTTATTGGTGTGATTCGGAAATAGTTTTAGCCTGGATTCATGGCGAGCCTCACATCAGGAAGGCCTTTGTGGCGAATCGACTAACCGAGATTCACCAATTAACTTCGCAAGAGCAATGGAGACACGTCAGATCTGAGGACAACCCCGCAGATGTGATCTCGCGCGGAATCAGACCTAATCAGTTGAAGGACTTACGCCTTTGGTGGCACGGACCCCAATGGCTACAGCATCCCGAGGATCACATTAACCTGCCTACTCCGAAACCTAATGGCGAGGTTCCCGAAACCAAGAAATCTACCGTTTTGGCCACTCAAGTCATCGAAACGAATGACATCCTCAAGAAGTTTTCATCTTTGTCGAAGCTTAAAAGAGTCATCGCCTATTGTTTGCGATGGAAGGAGCGTCCAGAACCTTCGCAGACTCAGCAGATGTGGCCACTTACGGTGCGTGAGCTTAACCGAGCGATGGCAACCATTCTCCGCATGGTACAAGCGGAGCGTTTTGGTCGAGAAGTTCTCGAATTACA is part of the Temnothorax longispinosus isolate EJ_2023e chromosome 12, Tlon_JGU_v1, whole genome shotgun sequence genome and encodes:
- the LOC139823209 gene encoding uncharacterized protein; its protein translation is MPEGLETLRRQRGTCKARLTHFETFITGFSESGEPVEALKAKIEFVQNSWSQFDRVQSQIETLDGDDAERPVIEDRYCLLLGRARALVNTLTRPAGANREHADVGNANNGIKVKLPAMNLPVFDGNPEKWLEFRDSFQGLIDGNRELTNFQRMYYLRSSLKDRAAEVIQSLESSAENYPIAWNLLTKRFEDKRAIASRHLQLLLDVPVMQKESGNQLRQTLDGILRHIRALESLRANTWDTIINHLIIAKFDSATRREWRSHIKDKEDITVASLTEFLEERCSIIEPETSRSVSGKPQGNKSMSQQRKVDGSTAFASTSKENRSMRKCTFCDEESHMMYACNKFKGLTVPQRISAVNDRKLCRNCLRPNHFAQDCQSSACKNCNAKHNTLLHPSGHAEKVANSEIANASSVGVGNAKQQDSSVNCNSVSFPVQSRVLLSTARVWIHDASGNAHECRVLLDSASQSNFLTKEYCDLLQLSTHQYNCSVGGLASSINLTECASTVIQSRHTAYRAKVQFLIVKQIIERLPLSKIAVDQLRIPPNIKLADGRFYIPDRVDAILGASVFWELLCIGQIKLGKSLPILQKTHLGWVVSGDVALGDPPRSYICCFSSEATLHNQIEKFWKIEEVEHKAVMSSDDEICERHFMETHWQDDTGLFTVSLPFKGNPSELG
- the LOC139823210 gene encoding uncharacterized protein encodes the protein MNECIELNHMSVINSEQEEPVAVYYIPHHPVVTHEGGKLRVVFNASAKTSSGKSLNDILRVGPNIQQTLFAIVLRFRQHLYVITADIVKMYRQVNLQEDQRHLQRILWRPSINGPILDHLLLTIIYGNAASAFQAIRSLHQAAHNARKSYPAASQIIIRDFYVDDLLTGCNDLDELRVLKDELILVLRAACFELSKWKSNEPTLVEEGAEDFTIIAEEGHQPKPLALVGHQRIVLSTVSQIFDPLGLVGPAIIKAKILLQKLWQLNLEWDESMPINLHTEWTAYVQEPSSINDISIPRVIVCKDPVRIELHGFSDASESAYGACIYLRSVDATGNVTIRLVCAKSKVAPLKTLCVARLELLAALLLSKLADSTTQALTIPLPDRFYWCDSEIVLAWIHGEPHIRKAFVANRLTEIHQLTSQEQWRHVRSEDNPADVISRGIRPNQLKDLRLWWHGPQWLQHPEDHINLPTPKPNGEVPETKKSTVLATQVIETNDILKKFSSLSKLKRVIAYCLRWKERPEPSQTQQMWPLTVRELNRAMATILRMVQAERFGREVLELQAEQRVRHDSALITLHPFLDSDNLIRVGGRLRNAPVCYSRRYPVVLPSNHPVTTLIIRDAHYKSLHVGAQALLSNLGVLLDPIR